A part of Vulpes lagopus strain Blue_001 chromosome 4, ASM1834538v1, whole genome shotgun sequence genomic DNA contains:
- the MRPS24 gene encoding 28S ribosomal protein S24, mitochondrial, with protein MAAPMGCGALGPWMLSWSRELRCSWRALHLSAVCAKNRAARVRVGKGDKPVTYEEAHAPHFIAHRKGWLSLHTGNLDGEEHAAERTVEDVFLRKFMLGTFPGCLADQLILKRRANQLQICALVLRQLPAHKFYFLVGYSETLLSHFYKCPVRVYLQTVPSKVVYKYI; from the exons ATGGCGGCGCCCATGGGCTGCGGGGCGCTCGGGCCCTGG ATGTTGTCCTGGAGCCGAGAGCTGCGGTGCTCCTGGCGCGCCCTGCACCTGTCCGCGGTCTGCGCCAAG AACCGGGCGGCCCGAGTCCGAGTGGGCAAGGGGGACAAGCCGGTGACCTATGAGGAGGCGCACGCACCGCACTTCATCGCCCACCGCAAGGGCTGGCTGTCGCTGCACACAG GTAACCTGGATGGTGAGGAACATGCTGCAGAACGAACAGTGGAGGATGTTTTCCTTCGGAAGTTCATGCTGGGCACCTTCCCAGGGTGTCTGGCTGACCAGCTGATCCTAAAGCGCCGGGCTAATCAGTTGCAAATCTGTGCTCTGGTCCTGAGGCAGCTACCTGCACACAAGTTCTACTTCCTGGTGGGCTACAGTGAGACTCTGCTGTCCCACTTTTACAAATGTCCTGTCCGTGTGTACCTCCAAACTGTGCCCTCCAAGGTCGTGTATAAGTACATCTAA